The Candidatus Binataceae bacterium DNA segment TGGGATGAATGGGACCGCTACAGCGTGATTCTGACTCCCTCCGATCATGCCGGGGCCAACTACATCGCATACAAGGTGGAACGCGACTCCGAACTCGACACCTTCAGCGACGCGATCGCGGACTGGGGCATCGAGGTCGAGGAACTGGCGCCCGGTGCAATCCCGTTCGTGGGCCGCGCGATCCGTTTCTCCCTGCCGAGCAGTCATCGGATGGTACT contains these protein-coding regions:
- a CDS encoding VOC family protein, translated to MRIGHVSVRVTDIEKARDHYSNVIGLIETHRESGGTTYYKAWDEWDRYSVILTPSDHAGANYIAYKVERDSELDTFSDAIADWGIEVEELAPGAIPFVGRAIRFSLPSSHRMVL